In Methanomicrobium antiquum, one DNA window encodes the following:
- a CDS encoding DNA polymerase ligase N-terminal domain-containing protein has product MLPTKKDLKEYANCDNLRFVVHEKQAKSNKFVIRLEKDGVLNCWTLPSGMPEKASEKCIAVTDSECKTQMLYFDGEQEGANKTPAKLSIKDYGKYEILLWDDLKIEILLEGKEFYGRYILVKFEKAGPKTWLIMKAK; this is encoded by the coding sequence ATGCTTCCAACAAAAAAGGATTTAAAAGAATATGCAAACTGCGACAATCTCAGATTCGTTGTGCATGAAAAACAGGCTAAATCCAACAAATTTGTAATAAGGCTTGAAAAAGACGGAGTTTTAAACTGCTGGACCCTTCCGTCAGGCATGCCTGAAAAAGCAAGTGAGAAATGCATCGCAGTAACAGACAGTGAATGCAAAACACAGATGCTTTATTTTGACGGCGAACAGGAAGGTGCAAATAAGACACCTGCGAAACTTTCAATAAAAGACTATGGAAAATATGAAATTCTTCTCTGGGATGATTTAAAAATTGAAATCTTACTTGAAGGAAAGGAATTTTATGGAAGATATATTCTTGTTAAATTTGAAAAAGCAGGGCCAAAAACATGGCTTATTATGAAAGCCAAATAA
- a CDS encoding IS1634 family transposase, producing MPFIDGFDDESILSVGHLGIVAGAYDSLGIANIIDNAIPKTRNHNLTHSQAVKAMVINGLGFIERRLYLFPEFFDDIAVERLFGEGISREQINDDVLGRTLDAIAEYGPTELFNDIVANCLIPTEYGSHCIHVDTTNFSVTGEYESDFNTEGIQITYGHPKDGRWDLKRFVLGMASNQHGVPLFLQTFSGNESDKETLRIIIEKLQNSLKSGEKVYHVADAAFYTEKNLQTLGQHTFWISRVPVIIKEAKELVKSDCQFIPCDDNRYSYSESFSEYAGIRQKWVMYHSKPMHEQQSKTFDKNLVKELEKAKTSLRKVCAQEYACEPDARIAAEKWLEKNHKYQFSELEILMIQRKEEKKRGRPKAGEPLVNSYKITADIEYNDSVVEQERQNLGRFVLATNDTEMSADELLRNYKAQGTVERGFRFLKDKSFRVAEVYLKKNSRIQALAMIMVLCLFIYSMTEFRLRKMLVQSGETVTSQTKKQTQRPALKWTFFLFRRVREFSFVEGDKRIKRITNLNDELKKILRLLGGEYEKYYC from the coding sequence ATGCCCTTCATTGACGGTTTTGATGACGAATCAATCCTTTCCGTTGGCCATCTTGGCATCGTAGCCGGAGCCTACGACTCTCTTGGTATCGCGAATATAATCGACAATGCAATACCCAAGACCCGAAACCATAATCTCACCCATTCTCAGGCCGTGAAAGCTATGGTGATCAATGGTCTTGGATTCATCGAACGCCGTCTTTATCTTTTTCCGGAATTTTTTGATGATATTGCCGTTGAAAGACTATTTGGGGAGGGAATTTCCCGAGAACAGATAAATGATGATGTATTAGGCAGAACACTGGATGCTATTGCAGAATATGGTCCAACTGAGTTATTCAACGATATCGTAGCAAATTGCCTTATTCCAACAGAATATGGCTCGCATTGCATTCACGTCGATACCACTAACTTTAGTGTGACAGGCGAATACGAATCCGATTTCAACACAGAAGGAATTCAGATTACCTACGGTCATCCGAAGGATGGCCGATGGGATCTCAAGCGTTTTGTCCTTGGCATGGCATCAAATCAGCATGGTGTACCATTATTTCTCCAGACTTTTTCCGGGAATGAATCGGATAAAGAGACACTCCGAATCATTATTGAAAAACTTCAGAACAGTCTCAAATCAGGCGAAAAAGTCTATCATGTAGCTGATGCTGCATTTTATACCGAAAAAAATCTCCAGACTTTAGGTCAGCACACTTTCTGGATTAGTCGTGTACCGGTTATCATTAAAGAGGCTAAGGAACTGGTCAAATCAGATTGTCAGTTCATACCGTGCGATGATAATCGCTATTCATATAGTGAATCTTTCAGTGAATATGCAGGAATCAGACAGAAATGGGTGATGTACCATTCAAAACCAATGCATGAACAACAGAGTAAAACGTTTGATAAGAATCTGGTAAAAGAACTGGAAAAAGCCAAAACATCTCTTCGAAAAGTCTGTGCACAGGAATATGCATGTGAACCTGACGCACGCATTGCAGCAGAGAAATGGTTAGAAAAAAATCATAAGTATCAGTTTAGCGAGCTTGAAATTCTCATGATTCAAAGGAAAGAAGAGAAAAAACGAGGTAGACCAAAAGCCGGTGAACCATTAGTTAATTCATATAAGATTACTGCTGATATCGAATACAATGACAGCGTAGTCGAGCAGGAACGCCAAAATCTTGGACGTTTTGTTCTGGCAACGAATGACACTGAGATGTCTGCCGATGAATTGCTCAGGAATTATAAAGCTCAAGGAACAGTTGAGAGAGGATTTAGGTTCCTGAAAGACAAGTCGTTCCGGGTTGCTGAGGTCTATTTAAAGAAAAATTCGCGGATTCAGGCTTTGGCTATGATCATGGTATTGTGTCTTTTTATTTACTCTATGACTGAGTTTCGGCTGAGAAAGATGCTGGTACAGTCTGGTGAAACAGTCACCAGCCAGACAAAAAAGCAGACACAAAGACCGGCATTGAAATGGACATTTTTCCTGTTCAGGAGGGTGAGGGAGTTCTCATTTGTTGAGGGTGATAAAAGAATAAAACGAATTACAAATCTGAATGATGAATTGAAAAAGATATTGCGGTTATTGGGGGGAGAGTATGAAAAATACTATTGTTGA
- a CDS encoding type II toxin-antitoxin system HicA family toxin — MTTKRLLPVSAKDMIRVFSKIGYQIDRQKGSHIVMSRGEDILIIPNHNPVSKGTERELIKDAGLSVEEFNNLL; from the coding sequence ATGACAACCAAACGGCTTCTTCCTGTCTCTGCAAAGGATATGATCAGGGTTTTTTCTAAAATAGGTTATCAAATTGACAGGCAGAAAGGAAGTCATATTGTAATGTCAAGAGGTGAGGATATTCTTATCATTCCCAATCACAACCCTGTCTCAAAAGGTACTGAAAGGGAACTTATAAAAGACGCCGGGCTTAGCGTTGAAGAATTTAATAATCTTTTATGA
- a CDS encoding DUF5518 domain-containing protein produces the protein MGFWFASLIGFIAMVIFSTFLGHYGGAFGLAGPLIGGFTAGILAGEGVSNGARAGFCAGIFGGIVISLLILIFGTVLFGFAGFMAGALIDLVILIVLSVTLGILGLIGGFIGGLLNKG, from the coding sequence ATGGGATTTTGGTTTGCGTCACTTATAGGATTTATTGCAATGGTCATCTTCTCAACATTTCTTGGACACTACGGAGGAGCTTTTGGCCTTGCAGGACCATTAATCGGAGGGTTCACCGCCGGCATTCTTGCAGGTGAAGGTGTATCAAACGGTGCAAGAGCTGGATTTTGTGCAGGAATTTTCGGCGGAATAGTAATATCTCTGTTGATTTTAATATTTGGAACAGTTCTATTTGGATTTGCAGGATTTATGGCAGGAGCATTAATTGATCTTGTAATTTTAATTGTGCTTTCAGTGACTCTTGGAATATTAGGACTTATTGGCGGCTTTATAGGCGGCCTGTTAAACAAAGGATAA
- a CDS encoding HEPN domain-containing protein: MRSRFERCLETGKIVRIKKDPALVSKEIAEAKKDLESARDSFERENFKWAIVQGYYSQFHSLRALVFAEGYREKSHSCLRSATEALLLDKGLIDSDVTEGFSNAMRVREAADYNSTYDKDAAADVVDTAGRTFETAKEILRK; the protein is encoded by the coding sequence ATGAGATCGCGATTTGAAAGATGTCTTGAAACCGGAAAGATAGTGAGGATTAAAAAAGATCCTGCTCTTGTATCCAAGGAGATAGCAGAGGCAAAAAAGGATCTTGAATCTGCAAGGGATTCATTTGAGAGAGAGAATTTCAAGTGGGCTATTGTGCAGGGTTATTACTCACAGTTTCACTCTTTAAGAGCTCTTGTGTTTGCAGAAGGGTATCGTGAAAAGAGTCATTCCTGTCTTCGTTCTGCAACAGAGGCTCTTTTACTTGATAAGGGTTTAATTGACTCTGATGTGACGGAAGGTTTTTCAAATGCAATGAGGGTTCGGGAGGCTGCTGATTACAACTCAACATATGATAAGGATGCAGCAGCGGATGTAGTTGATACAGCCGGCAGGACGTTTGAGACTGCAAAAGAGATTCTCAGAAAATAA
- a CDS encoding nucleotidyltransferase domain-containing protein — protein sequence MANICSEKSFILIRFLGRRYNESFYVRELSKELNLSLGPVSETLKELECEGILTRKEKGRMVTYRANMESSVLREMKIIITLLELRELLSGLEENALRVILFGSCARGDDTFESDIDLLIETDEKEAVSSVVNRFEFIGERKLSAIILSPDEFRALKRNDKPFYERVMQGKTLLRKDEDEIAI from the coding sequence ATGGCGAACATATGTTCGGAAAAATCATTCATACTTATCAGGTTTCTTGGAAGACGATATAATGAGTCTTTCTATGTAAGGGAGCTTTCAAAGGAGCTGAATCTGTCTCTTGGTCCTGTCAGCGAGACCTTGAAGGAACTTGAATGTGAAGGTATCTTAACTAGAAAAGAAAAAGGCAGAATGGTTACTTACCGGGCAAATATGGAAAGTTCTGTTCTGCGTGAGATGAAAATAATTATTACACTTCTTGAGTTGCGCGAACTTTTATCCGGGCTTGAAGAAAACGCCCTGCGGGTAATTCTCTTTGGAAGCTGTGCAAGGGGTGATGATACCTTTGAGAGTGATATCGATCTTTTAATTGAGACTGATGAGAAAGAAGCTGTATCATCGGTTGTGAATCGTTTTGAGTTCATCGGAGAGAGAAAGCTTTCAGCAATTATTCTGTCACCTGATGAATTCCGGGCGCTTAAAAGAAATGATAAGCCGTTTTATGAGAGGGTGATGCAGGGAAAAACTCTTTTAAGGAAGGATGAGGATGAGATCGCGATTTGA
- a CDS encoding DUF7557 family protein, translated as MSGVTSIRVSTDMRDRLTDLKVHPKESYEDVIRRLVETAVDDEPLSDATIRGIEESLADIKAGRVYSLEEVAEELGLN; from the coding sequence ATGTCTGGCGTTACATCAATCCGGGTCAGTACGGATATGAGGGATAGACTTACAGATTTAAAGGTGCATCCTAAGGAGTCGTATGAGGATGTAATCAGGCGCCTTGTGGAGACCGCAGTGGATGATGAGCCTTTAAGCGACGCGACAATAAGAGGAATAGAAGAATCCCTGGCTGATATTAAGGCAGGGAGGGTTTATTCACTTGAAGAGGTCGCAGAAGAACTGGGACTTAACTGA
- a CDS encoding type II toxin-antitoxin system HicB family antitoxin: MKLEIVLEEEDDGTYSVHCPALKGCHSQGRTREEAINNIHEAVGLYLEVANEKARKLIDQPKTTVVDIAV; the protein is encoded by the coding sequence GTGAAACTTGAAATTGTTCTGGAAGAAGAGGATGACGGCACATATTCTGTTCATTGTCCTGCCCTGAAGGGATGTCATTCACAGGGGAGAACAAGGGAGGAGGCAATTAATAATATCCATGAGGCAGTTGGCCTTTATCTTGAAGTTGCGAATGAAAAAGCCAGAAAACTGATTGACCAGCCAAAGACCACAGTTGTTGATATTGCGGTATGA
- a CDS encoding type II toxin-antitoxin system RelE family toxin, with protein MVYRVLVTNHAKKNLAQLPKNDAKEICLELKSLSFEDNPKNHVKKLKGNKNPPFYSLRVGSYRVILNIEDNVMVIHVIEAGHRSKIYRGY; from the coding sequence ATGGTTTATAGAGTTCTTGTCACAAACCATGCGAAGAAAAACCTCGCACAGCTTCCTAAAAATGACGCAAAAGAGATCTGTCTTGAATTAAAATCTCTGTCATTTGAAGATAATCCAAAAAATCATGTTAAAAAATTAAAAGGTAATAAAAATCCCCCTTTTTATTCACTTCGTGTGGGAAGTTACAGGGTCATTCTGAACATTGAGGACAATGTTATGGTGATTCATGTGATTGAGGCAGGGCATCGCAGTAAAATTTACAGGGGTTATTAA
- a CDS encoding AAA family ATPase: MALKTLIITPAGEDKIWDRDANLDANRHIKAENAFTGRFAQRCHEYSIKFYPEDRVILSPKYGFVLPHEEILNYSENTFKESKIEYDTIEINAESDGLLNYERIIFLGNRKEHSEYIQIVSKIFSDKWVEYPLLDSENTEEMLGRLIDSITRNSPLRFNRIKPEYIEITGLFGKFNHKIPIDDSENISIITAPNGYGKTTILRLLRAVFLGNLREIKDIPFENLKIIFSLDEQRKKQKSGEESVLSDQNSPQTKPASTGLSQNIPSVDIQSDNKKRTLSIKKSLGKMIGKKLPLGDMWSLHFISETPDGDEIEYTVNPDNFDEEETSWELSRIIPPVPVKFISAQRLWQNAESCEGREGDLLACHAGGVRRSYELTILNYSEDIMRRIQAMLSDYAASTQQLDATYPSRYMELCYKMEREILPPARTITEKLLKIRLEQKKLKDLGFLSYNPKVWDVSEIPEADIEGDTGVLAALSLYIDDTEKKYLIFSDLEKKIDLLLQIINSLFLNLSFEIRADRGFYFMVSDHEQIAPERLSSGEQNQLVMYYDLIFFTDPGTLVLVDEPEISLHIVWQRLYLEYIKKITNITGSNFMIATHSPQLIHTNWEYTVDLSGEDGEGIDG; encoded by the coding sequence ATGGCACTAAAAACCCTGATAATAACTCCCGCCGGAGAAGACAAAATCTGGGACAGGGACGCAAATTTAGATGCAAATCGCCATATAAAAGCAGAGAATGCATTTACAGGCAGATTTGCACAGAGATGCCACGAATATTCAATAAAGTTCTACCCCGAAGACAGAGTAATATTATCTCCCAAATACGGATTTGTTCTTCCACATGAAGAGATTTTAAACTATTCTGAAAATACATTCAAAGAATCAAAAATTGAATATGACACAATCGAAATAAATGCCGAGTCAGACGGCCTTTTAAATTATGAAAGAATCATTTTTCTTGGAAACCGAAAGGAGCATTCAGAATACATACAAATTGTATCAAAAATCTTTTCTGATAAATGGGTTGAATATCCGCTCTTAGACTCAGAAAATACAGAAGAAATGCTCGGACGCTTAATTGATTCAATAACGAGAAATTCACCATTAAGATTCAACAGGATAAAACCTGAATACATAGAAATTACAGGTCTTTTTGGAAAATTCAATCACAAAATACCAATAGACGATTCAGAAAACATCTCGATTATAACAGCACCAAACGGATATGGAAAGACAACAATTCTAAGGCTTTTGCGTGCAGTCTTTCTTGGAAATCTAAGAGAAATTAAAGACATCCCATTTGAGAATTTAAAAATCATATTCAGCCTGGATGAACAAAGAAAAAAACAAAAATCAGGTGAAGAATCAGTTTTATCAGATCAAAATTCACCCCAGACAAAGCCCGCCTCAACAGGACTGTCTCAAAACATCCCTTCAGTGGATATTCAGTCAGATAATAAAAAACGCACACTGTCCATCAAAAAAAGCCTTGGAAAAATGATAGGAAAAAAACTTCCTCTGGGAGATATGTGGTCACTTCATTTTATTTCTGAAACACCTGACGGAGATGAGATTGAATACACTGTAAATCCGGACAACTTCGATGAAGAAGAGACATCATGGGAGCTTTCAAGAATAATTCCTCCCGTTCCTGTTAAATTCATATCAGCTCAGAGATTGTGGCAAAACGCCGAGAGCTGTGAAGGACGCGAGGGAGATCTTTTGGCATGCCATGCCGGCGGCGTCAGGCGAAGCTATGAACTCACAATTCTAAACTATTCAGAGGATATTATGCGGCGGATTCAGGCGATGCTTAGCGATTACGCCGCAAGCACCCAGCAGCTTGATGCAACATACCCCTCCAGATATATGGAACTGTGCTATAAAATGGAAAGAGAAATCCTTCCTCCTGCACGGACTATAACTGAAAAACTTCTAAAAATCCGGCTTGAACAGAAAAAATTAAAAGATCTTGGATTTTTGTCATACAATCCAAAAGTCTGGGATGTTTCTGAAATCCCGGAGGCAGACATTGAAGGCGACACAGGCGTTTTAGCTGCTCTTAGCCTGTATATTGATGACACCGAGAAGAAATACCTAATCTTTAGTGACCTCGAAAAGAAAATCGACCTTTTACTACAGATAATAAACTCGCTCTTCCTAAACCTTTCATTTGAAATACGTGCTGACAGGGGCTTTTATTTTATGGTATCAGACCATGAGCAAATAGCGCCTGAAAGGCTTTCCTCCGGTGAACAAAATCAGCTTGTGATGTATTACGATCTTATATTTTTCACAGATCCCGGTACTTTGGTACTTGTTGACGAGCCTGAAATTTCACTACACATTGTGTGGCAGAGACTTTACCTGGAATACATCAAAAAAATTACAAACATCACAGGCTCAAATTTCATGATTGCCACCCACTCGCCTCAGCTTATTCACACAAACTGGGAGTATACCGTTGATCTCTCAGGAGAAGACGGAGAAGGAATTGATGGTTAG
- a CDS encoding DUF4435 domain-containing protein, whose protein sequence is MVRDKRRFGKTANNYKLEDIWADSEEISGTIQKMETNYPTLKKKIFVITEGPYDYEFYSRFFSVDICEIRFANSKKNVISILNKINENMPNKASDSIIGIVDRDFSFFTNNCEQKMESEKDPSFFIENLFMTDTHDIETMIISEDLIKKILDYYKTRTAGGSFQRSMLSAVRQKDILTQLVESCRLLGLSLYVNEKYGLNMTFKHINCKKKNAFLEFTDTSDIRFDEEKFLSLIYKRNTDKFDKFKTALSAELSGDTDYFSHPMQICRGHDLICVLLADINANYPQISGEKVRSRDLERLFRNFYDRNEFFRTELFKKIKKWADDNKEDIREPLFRNSEKKLREYSYS, encoded by the coding sequence ATGGTTAGAGATAAAAGAAGATTTGGAAAGACCGCCAATAACTATAAACTCGAAGACATCTGGGCAGATTCAGAGGAAATAAGCGGCACAATCCAAAAGATGGAGACTAACTATCCAACACTTAAGAAAAAGATATTTGTCATCACAGAAGGGCCATATGACTATGAATTTTACTCAAGATTCTTTTCAGTCGACATATGCGAGATCAGGTTTGCAAACTCCAAAAAAAATGTAATCAGTATCTTAAATAAAATCAATGAAAATATGCCAAATAAAGCGTCTGACTCAATTATAGGGATAGTTGACAGAGATTTTTCTTTTTTCACAAACAACTGCGAACAAAAAATGGAAAGTGAAAAAGACCCCTCCTTTTTTATTGAAAATCTGTTCATGACAGATACTCACGATATTGAAACAATGATAATCTCAGAAGACTTAATAAAAAAAATCCTTGACTATTACAAAACAAGAACAGCAGGAGGCAGTTTTCAAAGGAGCATGCTTTCTGCTGTAAGGCAAAAAGACATCTTAACACAGCTTGTCGAATCCTGCCGGCTTTTAGGCCTTTCACTTTATGTAAATGAAAAATACGGCCTTAACATGACATTCAAACACATAAACTGCAAGAAAAAAAATGCCTTTTTAGAATTTACAGACACTTCTGATATTAGATTTGACGAGGAGAAGTTCTTATCTTTAATTTATAAAAGAAACACTGACAAATTTGATAAATTTAAAACTGCACTTTCTGCCGAGCTTTCCGGAGATACCGACTACTTCAGCCATCCTATGCAAATCTGCCGCGGACATGACTTAATTTGTGTTCTTTTGGCTGACATAAACGCAAACTACCCTCAAATTTCAGGTGAAAAGGTGCGCTCAAGGGATTTGGAAAGGCTTTTTCGGAATTTTTATGACAGAAATGAATTTTTCAGGACAGAATTGTTTAAAAAAATAAAGAAATGGGCAGATGATAATAAAGAAGATATAAGAGAGCCTCTTTTCAGGAACAGCGAAAAAAAACTGAGAGAATATTCCTACTCCTGA
- a CDS encoding tRNA (N(6)-L-threonylcarbamoyladenosine(37)-C(2))-methylthiotransferase yields the protein MHTLKNRKIHFETYGCTFNFADTEKLKEIALRQGCSITKDEDNDFDTVVINTCTVVAQTERAMLKAINAYPDREIYVTGCMPVVQKELLLSVRPDIHIILPEDIYKENDRAGAIADKNTGVLQIGTGCLGRCAYCITRKARGPLKSFDEEKILKEAENLIREGATEIQLTGQDVSAYGFDKKTNLSKLLYSLNELDGDFFVRVGMMNPATVIPILPELVPPFKLEKIYSFVHMPVQSGSNNVLMTMQRGYTSAEYEGIVSKFRREIPDVRISTDFIVGYPTERDDDFEKTLDLLYNTLPTKVNITRFSVRENTPAALYKDMPDWIKKNRSRALTDAANKIYDLQNSKMIGKKMSVAVTEKKKEGTVIARDKSYNNIVIKEDIPLGKTVNVVIKSHNRHYLIAELI from the coding sequence ATGCACACCTTAAAAAACAGAAAAATACATTTTGAAACATACGGCTGTACATTTAATTTTGCCGACACTGAAAAATTAAAGGAAATTGCCTTAAGACAGGGCTGTAGTATTACAAAAGACGAAGATAATGATTTTGATACAGTAGTCATCAATACCTGCACTGTTGTTGCTCAGACTGAAAGAGCAATGCTAAAAGCAATAAATGCATATCCCGACCGTGAAATATACGTAACCGGATGCATGCCGGTTGTTCAAAAAGAGCTTTTGTTATCAGTAAGACCAGATATTCACATAATTCTTCCGGAAGATATTTATAAGGAAAATGACCGTGCAGGCGCAATCGCTGATAAAAACACAGGAGTTCTTCAAATTGGAACAGGATGTCTTGGAAGATGTGCATATTGTATAACCCGAAAAGCAAGAGGACCGCTTAAAAGTTTTGATGAAGAAAAAATTTTAAAAGAAGCAGAAAATTTAATTCGTGAAGGTGCAACGGAAATTCAGCTTACAGGACAGGATGTAAGCGCTTATGGATTTGATAAAAAGACAAATCTTTCAAAACTCTTATACAGTTTAAATGAACTTGACGGAGACTTTTTTGTACGTGTTGGAATGATGAATCCCGCAACTGTTATTCCAATTTTACCAGAGCTTGTTCCGCCATTCAAACTTGAAAAAATCTACTCTTTCGTCCACATGCCGGTGCAGTCGGGATCAAACAATGTTTTGATGACAATGCAGCGAGGCTATACATCAGCAGAGTATGAAGGTATTGTATCTAAATTCAGACGTGAAATTCCGGATGTGAGGATTTCTACCGACTTCATTGTCGGATATCCGACTGAAAGAGATGATGATTTTGAAAAGACACTTGATCTTTTATACAATACTCTGCCGACAAAGGTCAACATCACCCGCTTTTCAGTTCGTGAAAATACCCCTGCCGCATTGTACAAAGACATGCCTGACTGGATAAAAAAGAACAGGTCACGGGCTCTGACAGATGCCGCAAATAAAATATACGATCTTCAAAACAGCAAAATGATCGGAAAAAAAATGTCTGTTGCAGTAACCGAGAAAAAAAAGGAAGGAACAGTTATTGCAAGAGACAAATCATACAATAATATAGTAATAAAAGAGGACATTCCCCTTGGAAAAACGGTGAATGTTGTCATAAAATCCCACAACAGGCACTATCTTATTGCCGAACTGATATGA
- a CDS encoding type I restriction-modification system subunit M, translating to MASESSALVQKLWNYCNVLRDDGVSYGDYVEQLTYLLFLKMADEHKKPPFNKPSTIPDEYSWETLASKDGDDLEIHYRHILENLGKEAGLLGVIFRKSQNKIQDPAKLKRLVDLIGKETWVGLDMDVKGEIYEGLLQKNAEDTKSGAGQYFTPRSLIQAMVEVTQPEPCQTIADPACGTGGFFLAERDYLVKNYKLDREQSVFLKEETFSGTEIVDSAARLCAMNLYLHGIGTDKSPVSVADSLLSEPDDHYDLILTNPPFGKKSSYTVINGDGKAEKDKQTYERDDFWATTSNKQLNFLQHVRSMLKINGKAAVVVPDNVLFEGGAGEAIRRKLLAECDVHTLLRLPTGIFYAQGVKANVIFFERKAGREEPWTDTLWIYDLRTNIHFTLKENPLSLEDLKDFIKSYNPKNRHERKETERFKPFRYEDLIKRDKVSLDIFWIKDESLEDTENLPEPDILAGEIAESLQTAIEQFSGIYEDLSE from the coding sequence ATGGCATCCGAATCTTCCGCACTTGTGCAAAAACTATGGAATTACTGCAACGTACTAAGAGATGACGGCGTAAGCTACGGCGATTATGTCGAACAGCTCACATACCTTCTCTTTTTAAAGATGGCAGACGAGCACAAAAAGCCACCTTTTAACAAACCCTCAACAATACCGGATGAATACAGCTGGGAGACGCTTGCATCAAAAGACGGCGATGACCTTGAGATTCACTACCGGCACATCCTTGAAAATCTCGGAAAAGAAGCAGGACTCCTCGGCGTTATATTCAGAAAATCACAGAACAAGATACAGGATCCGGCAAAATTAAAGCGGCTTGTTGATCTAATCGGAAAAGAGACATGGGTCGGCCTTGACATGGACGTCAAAGGTGAGATCTACGAAGGACTGTTGCAGAAGAACGCCGAAGACACAAAAAGCGGTGCAGGCCAGTATTTTACTCCAAGGTCTCTGATTCAGGCGATGGTTGAGGTTACACAACCAGAACCATGCCAGACTATAGCAGATCCCGCATGCGGAACGGGCGGATTTTTTCTTGCAGAACGGGATTACCTCGTTAAAAACTATAAACTCGACCGGGAACAGTCGGTTTTTCTGAAAGAGGAGACATTCAGCGGAACCGAAATTGTTGACAGCGCCGCCCGACTCTGTGCAATGAACCTCTACCTGCACGGAATCGGGACAGACAAAAGCCCTGTCAGTGTCGCAGACTCACTTTTATCAGAACCGGATGACCACTACGACCTCATCCTCACAAACCCCCCCTTTGGCAAAAAGAGCAGCTACACTGTGATCAACGGCGACGGCAAAGCCGAAAAGGACAAGCAGACTTATGAGAGGGATGATTTCTGGGCGACAACGTCAAACAAGCAGTTGAACTTTCTTCAGCATGTAAGAAGCATGTTAAAAATAAACGGAAAGGCGGCTGTTGTTGTTCCTGACAACGTCTTATTTGAAGGCGGTGCGGGTGAGGCAATCAGAAGAAAGCTCCTTGCCGAATGCGACGTTCACACACTTCTCCGGCTTCCCACAGGAATCTTCTACGCTCAGGGTGTTAAGGCAAACGTTATTTTTTTTGAACGAAAAGCCGGACGCGAAGAGCCCTGGACAGACACTCTCTGGATATACGACTTAAGAACAAACATACACTTCACCTTAAAGGAAAATCCGCTATCCTTAGAAGACTTAAAGGACTTCATAAAATCCTACAACCCGAAAAACCGTCATGAACGAAAAGAGACAGAACGGTTTAAACCGTTCAGATATGAAGACCTGATAAAACGCGACAAGGTCAGCCTTGACATATTCTGGATAAAGGATGAAAGTCTTGAGGATACCGAAAACCTCCCCGAACCTGACATCCTCGCAGGCGAGATTGCAGAGAGTCTTCAGACCGCAATAGAACAGTTCTCAGGAATATATGAAGACCTAAGCGAATAA
- a CDS encoding type II toxin-antitoxin system HicB family antitoxin has translation MNEKFSVVFEEDGCFVSKCPEVGTVSQGRTREEALKNLKEATELYLEEFPAEKK, from the coding sequence ATGAATGAAAAGTTTTCAGTCGTTTTTGAAGAGGACGGATGTTTTGTTTCAAAATGCCCGGAAGTCGGAACAGTCAGTCAGGGAAGAACCAGAGAAGAGGCTTTAAAGAATTTAAAAGAGGCAACAGAGCTTTACCTTGAAGAGTTTCCGGCTGAAAAAAAGTGA